From a single Candidatus Neptunochlamydia vexilliferae genomic region:
- a CDS encoding tetratricopeptide repeat protein yields the protein MSSSSSSSSSSSSSSSNKTALLLPQLPRESLKRIGNMLNINNKDFTQQDCFEKAFKACRKKNWLQLKKLGGQLDILTNQLGISLLQKAIKQGDLFLAKEMVREDIAIHAKDSEGRTALHYAAMTHDPEILAILFEHLDLDSAASNGKTPLHTAAIYGKKEAMETLILNGANLKARTRLTLGENTFFKLTPLAITVMLGHAECVELLLENHKKKPELNLNMQFEEFGSILHLAIHFKQDSILKSLLNTHYELVKENLESQDKEGRTPFILAAALGFEEALVLLKTKKINLEARDFQGRTAMHHAALARERGAIRFLTFFGCKINVSDQNNIRPLDLLKDAKDTLGRSAYGLLSNLSKGKIAKKNAPPNFTLHPVENCVFQGGGPKGIAYVGAVKILEENNKISGIKRCAGTSAGAINSVLMALGYSSKEMESILSKTDFSTFLDHPLTKQKIEQALKNATFGGTIKTLLKSFRHLRNPKKMLLDAVKSIYNTTGICDGKVFQEWIENLIYEKTGIRQCTLGELNALIEKGKPFKHLHLFATQLGSQNAITHMSSEDPKWSNLIISHAVRASMSIPGAFKAHTLHFKDPDRFDPNNPNISVYPRNDLGSYADGGMLYNFPIETFDKKKFQSLSSFSEDVGNYHKLNKRTLGFSLFTPGEEVFNPPGEIKTVGQLLTSIFNLYTSAEVQIRKLTPYNKFRVISISNEGVGTLEFGLSKEKQQNLIDSGRRSTRSFFNKQQGKNLQFNNLFLLPMLRLQGNSPCHLRPQLPYYIKRKKLFSLLESRLFNFQSNASSSQTTSFESEPIVISGEGGCGKTELANAFAHDHKDKFSIIWTIKADTLNNLESSYRELAAKLKRPIGIKASRQTVINTVHTLLEKIKLEKPFFLIYDNAEENLPLPSTKRGQILITTQKKTLFNTKNPIEITPLSPQESVSLLTKILGGRSNLEDLKTLAKELDYLPVSLAQAASFITETRSMSIPRYLKLIQEQKTEVLKRLKTDKRYPNTAYATITLSLQKLQTTPTGALAHRWLQVCAHLHPDSIPRAFFDRWLKTTTKTLELVDREFLADSILSLLADLNFINYNEVTESISMHRTKQAIIKKTIQNQSSPSKGKVSFSSSSSKGKQSSSISTPTSKSLEEAVKLLISFSGDLKQMNKDQLPFAIQLILHLNYITEHYSKTKNLEIPELKKVNADIAHYQGKYDKAKELVTEALKAYYQKYKNKDHEKIAKALSRLGSTLDSLENPQQALENHEQALAMQKRLHKNQDHIDIANSLYMIGHTLCNLKRYQEAIEATKKALSMQKRLYKNQDHKEIVASLISLGRILCSTEKPQQGLEKYREALAMQKRLDNNQYHSDTAAHILKYIGQKLDELGKHEEALEKVEEAISILKKIYGCQPNQETARNLQILASAFFGLKRYQEALEKTEESLMIHKKLLKNQVHPEAEASLIIKMNLLVSLKRYKDTLEVCKELRQLQETLYKDKFNLATFGRLHGKAAALTALGRSQEALGSYQKALAIQKKIYKNQDRPDIANSLFVMGSLLLGLERHQEALEKFKEALAMEKRLHKNQDHPNIANCFYSLGAVYSKINLEESIQNLVLAYEMAKRIFGPNHPTTVSYEDAKNKVTSMKSQESQGLCYLM from the coding sequence ATGTCCTCTTCCAGCTCATCATCATCATCATCTTCTTCTTCAAGCAGCAATAAAACTGCACTTTTGTTACCTCAATTACCACGAGAGTCCTTAAAAAGGATTGGAAATATGCTTAACATAAATAATAAGGATTTTACTCAACAAGACTGCTTTGAGAAAGCTTTTAAAGCTTGTCGAAAAAAAAATTGGCTTCAGCTTAAAAAACTTGGGGGTCAATTAGACATTCTAACAAATCAATTAGGTATTTCTTTGCTCCAAAAAGCTATTAAGCAAGGAGATCTCTTCCTTGCAAAGGAAATGGTTAGAGAAGATATTGCTATTCATGCCAAAGACTCCGAAGGCAGAACAGCTCTTCACTATGCAGCAATGACCCATGACCCGGAAATACTCGCTATTCTTTTTGAACACCTTGATCTAGACAGCGCTGCTTCTAATGGTAAAACCCCCCTTCATACAGCAGCAATTTATGGAAAAAAAGAGGCTATGGAAACCCTAATCTTAAATGGAGCCAACCTAAAAGCAAGAACAAGGCTTACCTTAGGAGAAAATACATTTTTTAAACTGACACCTCTTGCTATTACGGTCATGTTGGGCCACGCTGAATGCGTTGAACTTCTTTTGGAAAATCATAAAAAAAAGCCAGAGTTGAACCTCAATATGCAATTTGAAGAATTTGGGAGTATCCTGCATTTAGCAATCCACTTTAAGCAAGATAGTATCCTAAAATCACTTTTAAACACACATTACGAATTAGTAAAAGAAAACCTTGAGTCTCAAGACAAAGAGGGCCGCACTCCTTTTATTCTAGCAGCTGCTTTAGGTTTTGAGGAGGCCCTTGTGCTTCTTAAGACAAAAAAAATTAACTTAGAGGCTAGAGATTTCCAAGGAAGAACAGCAATGCACCACGCTGCCTTAGCAAGAGAACGGGGAGCTATCCGGTTTCTTACTTTTTTTGGATGTAAGATAAATGTTAGTGACCAAAACAATATTCGTCCCCTTGATCTTCTCAAAGATGCTAAAGATACGTTAGGACGCTCAGCCTATGGGCTTCTATCTAATCTCAGTAAAGGTAAAATAGCAAAAAAAAATGCTCCCCCCAACTTTACCCTACACCCCGTTGAAAATTGTGTATTCCAAGGGGGGGGACCTAAAGGTATTGCTTACGTTGGTGCAGTTAAGATTCTTGAAGAGAACAATAAAATCTCGGGGATCAAAAGATGTGCAGGGACTTCAGCAGGAGCTATTAACTCCGTACTTATGGCTCTAGGGTATTCCTCAAAAGAAATGGAAAGCATCTTATCAAAAACAGACTTCAGTACCTTCTTGGATCACCCTCTCACTAAGCAAAAGATAGAACAAGCGCTCAAAAATGCCACTTTTGGAGGAACAATAAAAACTCTTTTGAAGTCTTTTCGTCATTTACGGAACCCAAAAAAAATGTTGTTGGATGCGGTTAAATCTATTTACAATACCACAGGAATCTGCGACGGAAAGGTTTTTCAAGAATGGATTGAAAACCTTATCTATGAAAAGACAGGAATCAGGCAGTGTACACTAGGAGAACTTAATGCACTTATCGAAAAAGGAAAACCTTTCAAGCATCTACATCTCTTTGCAACACAGCTGGGAAGCCAAAATGCTATTACCCACATGAGCTCTGAAGATCCTAAATGGAGCAACCTTATCATCTCCCATGCTGTAAGAGCTTCAATGTCTATTCCCGGTGCATTTAAAGCTCATACTCTTCACTTTAAAGATCCAGATAGATTTGATCCAAATAACCCAAATATATCGGTTTATCCACGTAACGATTTAGGCTCCTATGCCGATGGAGGGATGCTCTATAACTTCCCAATAGAAACTTTTGACAAGAAAAAATTTCAATCTCTGTCCTCTTTTTCTGAAGATGTCGGAAATTATCATAAACTCAATAAAAGAACCCTCGGTTTTAGCCTTTTTACACCGGGTGAAGAAGTGTTTAATCCGCCTGGTGAAATCAAAACAGTTGGGCAGCTTTTAACTTCTATCTTCAATCTCTATACAAGTGCAGAAGTCCAAATCCGTAAATTAACTCCGTATAACAAATTCCGCGTCATTTCTATAAGTAATGAGGGGGTAGGAACATTAGAGTTTGGCCTTTCTAAAGAAAAACAGCAAAATTTAATCGACTCAGGAAGAAGGTCCACCCGAAGTTTTTTTAACAAGCAACAAGGAAAAAACCTCCAATTCAATAACCTATTCCTTTTACCTATGCTCCGCCTTCAAGGGAACTCTCCTTGTCATTTAAGGCCCCAACTTCCTTACTACATCAAACGAAAGAAACTTTTCTCCCTTTTAGAGTCACGACTTTTCAACTTCCAAAGCAATGCATCCTCAAGTCAAACAACCTCTTTTGAAAGCGAACCCATAGTTATTTCGGGAGAAGGGGGATGTGGAAAAACCGAGCTAGCTAATGCCTTTGCCCATGATCATAAAGATAAATTCTCCATTATTTGGACCATAAAAGCCGACACTTTAAATAACCTAGAAAGCTCTTATCGAGAGCTTGCCGCAAAACTTAAGCGCCCAATTGGTATCAAAGCTTCTCGCCAGACTGTTATTAATACCGTTCACACTCTGTTAGAAAAAATTAAACTTGAAAAGCCATTTTTTCTTATTTATGACAATGCAGAAGAGAACCTTCCCCTTCCTTCCACTAAAAGAGGTCAAATCCTGATTACTACTCAAAAAAAGACTCTTTTTAATACTAAAAACCCTATTGAAATCACCCCTTTATCTCCCCAAGAAAGTGTCTCCCTCCTAACAAAAATACTTGGAGGAAGGTCAAACCTTGAGGATCTAAAAACCCTTGCAAAAGAATTGGATTACTTACCAGTCAGCTTAGCGCAAGCAGCTTCTTTTATTACTGAAACCCGATCCATGAGCATTCCAAGGTATTTAAAGCTTATACAAGAACAAAAAACGGAAGTCCTAAAAAGGCTCAAAACAGACAAAAGGTATCCCAACACAGCCTATGCTACAATAACCCTCTCACTACAAAAACTCCAAACAACACCGACGGGTGCACTTGCCCACCGTTGGCTACAAGTCTGTGCTCACCTCCATCCCGACAGCATTCCTCGCGCCTTTTTTGACAGATGGCTGAAAACCACAACAAAAACACTGGAACTAGTAGACAGGGAGTTTTTGGCTGACAGTATCCTATCTCTTCTTGCTGACCTTAACTTCATTAATTATAATGAAGTCACAGAGTCAATATCTATGCATAGGACAAAACAAGCCATTATCAAAAAAACTATTCAAAACCAATCAAGCCCTTCAAAAGGAAAAGTAAGTTTCTCTAGTAGCTCCTCAAAAGGGAAACAGAGTTCTTCAATTAGTACCCCCACCTCAAAATCATTGGAAGAAGCTGTAAAACTTTTAATATCTTTTAGCGGGGATTTAAAACAAATGAATAAAGACCAATTACCTTTTGCTATCCAACTTATTCTCCACCTAAATTACATAACGGAGCATTATTCCAAAACTAAAAACCTAGAGATTCCAGAATTAAAAAAAGTCAACGCAGATATCGCACACTACCAGGGAAAATATGATAAAGCTAAAGAGCTAGTAACTGAAGCCTTAAAAGCTTATTATCAAAAATATAAAAATAAAGACCATGAAAAAATAGCAAAAGCTTTAAGCCGCTTAGGATCTACACTTGATTCTTTAGAAAATCCTCAGCAGGCTTTAGAAAATCATGAACAGGCTCTTGCAATGCAAAAAAGGCTGCATAAGAATCAGGACCACATAGATATTGCAAACTCTTTATATATGATAGGACATACACTTTGTAATTTAAAAAGGTACCAGGAGGCCATAGAAGCAACTAAAAAGGCTCTTTCCATGCAAAAAAGACTCTATAAAAATCAAGATCACAAAGAGATTGTAGCATCTCTGATTAGCCTAGGGAGAATACTCTGTAGTACGGAAAAACCTCAGCAAGGTTTAGAAAAATATAGAGAAGCTCTTGCAATGCAAAAAAGGCTTGATAATAACCAGTACCACTCAGATACGGCAGCTCATATACTAAAATACATAGGGCAAAAACTTGATGAATTAGGAAAGCATGAAGAGGCTTTAGAAAAAGTTGAAGAAGCTATTTCTATACTAAAAAAGATTTATGGATGTCAGCCTAATCAAGAAACTGCAAGAAATTTACAAATATTAGCATCAGCATTTTTCGGCCTAAAAAGATACCAAGAAGCCTTGGAAAAAACTGAAGAATCTCTTATGATTCACAAAAAGCTCTTAAAAAATCAGGTCCATCCAGAAGCTGAAGCCTCATTAATTATTAAAATGAATTTACTTGTTAGTTTAAAGAGGTATAAAGATACTTTAGAAGTCTGTAAAGAGCTCCGCCAACTCCAGGAAACACTCTATAAAGATAAGTTCAATCTAGCAACCTTTGGAAGGCTCCATGGAAAGGCAGCCGCACTTACTGCTTTAGGGAGAAGTCAAGAGGCTTTGGGAAGCTATCAAAAAGCTCTCGCTATTCAAAAAAAAATCTATAAAAACCAGGACCGCCCAGATATTGCAAATTCTCTATTCGTCATGGGATCCTTATTATTAGGATTAGAAAGGCATCAAGAGGCACTAGAAAAATTTAAGGAAGCCCTTGCAATGGAAAAAAGACTTCATAAAAACCAGGACCACCCAAATATTGCAAATTGTTTCTATTCTTTAGGAGCGGTATATTCTAAAATTAATCTAGAGGAATCGATTCAAAATCTTGTACTGGCATATGAAATGGCTAAACGTATATTTGGTCCTAATCACCCAACTACAGTTTCTTATGAAGACGCAAAGAATAAGGTCACTTCTATGAAAAGCCAAGAAAGCCAAGGACTGTGTTATCTGATGTAA
- a CDS encoding helix-turn-helix domain-containing protein — MDMENNVGAEVASRKVVSITEAARINGVTRQAIYVAIKQNKLKASKDSTRWTIDLDDLEDYRRNKYSRTKSTYEGELLFDNQKGFYSVNQAAKMLGVPAQKIYYATRVGMLKASRKGAAWVIHVDDIKEYQEKYLSRLLETEAM, encoded by the coding sequence ATGGATATGGAAAACAATGTTGGAGCAGAAGTCGCTTCACGAAAAGTGGTTTCAATTACTGAAGCTGCGCGAATAAATGGTGTAACGAGACAAGCCATTTACGTTGCGATTAAGCAGAACAAGCTTAAAGCAAGCAAAGACTCGACACGTTGGACAATTGATCTAGATGATCTAGAAGATTACCGTCGCAATAAGTATTCTAGAACAAAGTCTACTTATGAAGGCGAGCTTCTTTTTGATAACCAAAAAGGTTTTTACTCAGTCAACCAGGCAGCGAAGATGCTCGGCGTTCCTGCGCAGAAAATCTATTACGCGACACGTGTTGGCATGTTGAAAGCTTCTCGAAAGGGAGCAGCATGGGTCATTCACGTTGATGACATTAAAGAGTATCAGGAGAAGTACCTGAGCAGACTTTTGGAAACGGAAGCGATGTAA
- a CDS encoding S41 family peptidase, giving the protein MKLKPLIFSILILFAVCAEAKPPKLTAHTTYKKSEEILKGHVSCKEMTPEIARRTLKNFLNELDPTKTYLLASEVEKWTEPSEELVDKIIQNYKKERFELYEKIYQVMVGAIHRRNDLEEKIKGLLSPESAKNIDFKAVKWAQNERELEERLLALRALQLETADKLEVDSKEQFMQRLSKRRSSREEEVIQGGKKKLQNKQMFAYFLKSLCGGLDNHTVYFTPQEANQFMVQVQQRLFGIGAQLRDDLTGFTLVRLLDGGPALRDGKLKAGDKIIAVDHEPVVGMDIVEAVSLIRGPKGTAVNLTILRETGEKFDTEVVRDEIVLKETRFETAKLPYGNGVIAHIRLFSFYQDSTASAATDIKEAIEAIKKEDNLQGVILDLRGNAGGILPTAVAVTGLFIQKGVVVSIKDSGGNIQHLRNFSSDVSWDGPLLVLTNKGSASAAEIVAQTLQDYGRAILVGDPYTWGKGSYQTFTLEAGNIHKVNPQGEYKVTRGLYYTVSGKSPQLTGTKVDVEVPGSLTELEIGESFAKFPLENDEISPNFVDNLYDIHPFHRRKMMRLYSKNRQEYVDLYGSYLPALKKNSSLRIEQNKNYQNFLKELRKEEFDPETAERYGQNDLQLEESLNIMKDLILMLQAG; this is encoded by the coding sequence ATGAAACTTAAACCCCTAATATTTAGCATTTTAATCCTTTTCGCCGTTTGTGCTGAAGCTAAGCCTCCAAAACTCACTGCCCACACCACCTACAAAAAATCTGAAGAAATTCTTAAAGGACACGTCAGCTGCAAGGAAATGACCCCAGAAATTGCCCGTAGGACCCTCAAAAACTTCCTTAACGAGCTTGATCCCACAAAGACCTACCTTCTAGCCTCAGAAGTTGAAAAATGGACGGAGCCAAGCGAGGAACTTGTCGATAAGATCATCCAAAACTATAAAAAAGAGCGTTTTGAGCTCTATGAGAAGATATATCAGGTGATGGTAGGGGCGATTCATCGGCGGAATGATTTAGAGGAGAAAATCAAGGGACTTCTGTCTCCTGAAAGCGCAAAAAATATTGATTTTAAAGCTGTTAAGTGGGCTCAAAATGAAAGGGAGCTCGAAGAGCGCCTCCTAGCTCTTCGCGCTCTCCAGCTCGAAACCGCCGATAAGCTTGAAGTCGACTCAAAAGAGCAATTCATGCAACGCCTTTCAAAAAGGCGGTCTTCAAGAGAAGAAGAGGTGATCCAAGGAGGGAAAAAAAAGCTCCAAAACAAGCAGATGTTTGCCTACTTTCTAAAAAGTCTCTGCGGAGGGTTAGACAACCACACCGTCTACTTCACTCCCCAAGAAGCGAACCAGTTTATGGTTCAGGTGCAGCAACGTCTTTTTGGAATCGGGGCACAGCTGCGCGATGATTTAACAGGATTTACATTGGTTCGCCTTTTAGATGGAGGACCTGCTCTTCGAGATGGAAAACTGAAAGCGGGAGATAAGATCATTGCGGTCGACCATGAACCTGTTGTCGGGATGGACATCGTCGAAGCGGTGAGTTTGATTCGTGGTCCTAAGGGAACAGCGGTGAACCTGACGATCCTTCGTGAAACGGGGGAGAAGTTTGATACCGAAGTGGTCCGCGATGAAATCGTTCTTAAGGAAACCCGTTTTGAAACGGCAAAACTCCCCTATGGAAATGGGGTGATTGCCCACATCCGCCTCTTTTCTTTTTACCAAGACTCCACTGCTTCAGCGGCAACCGATATCAAAGAGGCGATTGAAGCGATTAAAAAAGAGGACAATTTGCAAGGGGTAATCCTCGATCTTCGTGGAAACGCAGGAGGAATTCTCCCGACCGCTGTTGCTGTAACCGGCCTTTTTATCCAAAAAGGAGTGGTTGTTTCGATCAAAGATTCGGGGGGTAATATCCAACACCTCCGCAACTTTAGCAGCGACGTCAGCTGGGATGGCCCCTTGCTTGTTCTCACCAATAAAGGGAGCGCTTCAGCTGCTGAAATTGTGGCGCAAACGCTCCAAGATTATGGGCGTGCCATCCTCGTCGGTGACCCCTACACTTGGGGAAAGGGAAGCTATCAAACCTTCACGCTAGAGGCGGGCAACATCCATAAGGTGAACCCCCAAGGAGAATATAAGGTCACGCGAGGCCTCTACTACACTGTGTCGGGAAAAAGTCCCCAATTGACCGGAACCAAAGTAGATGTTGAGGTTCCTGGAAGCCTCACAGAACTTGAAATTGGAGAGTCCTTCGCTAAATTTCCTTTAGAAAACGATGAGATCTCCCCCAACTTTGTCGATAACCTTTATGATATTCACCCCTTTCACCGAAGGAAAATGATGCGCCTTTATAGTAAAAATCGGCAAGAGTATGTCGATCTCTATGGCAGCTACCTTCCAGCTCTTAAAAAGAATTCTTCTCTCCGCATCGAGCAAAACAAAAACTACCAAAATTTTCTCAAAGAGCTTCGTAAGGAAGAATTTGATCCGGAAACAGCCGAGCGGTATGGGCAAAACGACCTCCAGCTCGAGGAATCTCTTAACATTATGAAAGATTTGATCCTCATGCTCCAAGCAGGGTAG